Below is a genomic region from Balaenoptera acutorostrata chromosome 9, mBalAcu1.1, whole genome shotgun sequence.
CCTGGCGAAACCGGGCCTTCTCTGGTCACCAGCGCTGACGGTTTCACCCTCCCAGACCCCTGGGCCATTGCTGTGTCCAGTTGTGCCCGGGACCTAGggtgccccagggagggaggctacggggcaggggatgggggctggggggctggggctggtgctCACCAGGCCTGCAGGGTGGGCGCGTCCGACCACAGCAGGCAGAGGTGGCCCTCCGCAGAGCTGGTCCAGGCTGTGCTGTTCTCTGTGTCCTGCTCGCTGCTCCCCACCCCAAGTCTGAGTTAGTCTGGAGTTGGGGAGCCCCCCCGGCAGGTCCCCCCGTCCCGCCGCCCCTCACCTGCGCTTCCCCACCAGGCCCTGCAGCAGCCGCTGCAGCCGCGCGCTCTCCCGCAGGCGGCTGAGCTCGCTGGTGAAAGTCCCGTCCGAGTGTCGCGGGGCCCTGCGGAGGGGACGCGGAGGGGGCCGCGGGGGGTCAGGGccggggcagggtgggggcgGGCGGGCGCGGGCCCCGGGGCCGCGGGCTCACCTGGGAGGCGCGGGGCGCGCGGCGCAGCCccggagcggcggcggcggcggcagcagcagcagcagcagcagcagcagcagcagcagggcccGCGTGGCCATGGTGGGCGCCAGGCGGGGTCTGAGCGGCCGTCGGGCCGCGGCCCCTTTATAGCGGCGCCCGGGAGCGGGAGCGCgagcggggcgggcgggggtcAGCGCCGCCCCGGCTCCGCGCCGCCCGAGCCGCGCCCCATCGATCGCGCGGGAAGGTCAGGGCCGCCCCCCCAGCTGTCGCCCCGGCCGGCCGCCCGCCCCCACCGCCGCGGTGGCGCCCCTCGGCGGGCCCGCTGGGGTTGGGCGACCGGGGACAAGGGAACCCCCGCTGGGGCGGCGGGCGGGACCTGCGGGGGGTCGGCCCGTGCAGTGACC
It encodes:
- the SCT gene encoding secretin yields the protein MATRALLLLLLLLLLLLPPPPPLRGCAARPAPPRAPRHSDGTFTSELSRLRESARLQRLLQGLVGKRSEQDTENSTAWTSSAEGHLCLLWSDAPTLQAWMPLRPPGDQAWSPQVPLGLRAGVMLSEPAIPAAEGMQMRP